The following proteins come from a genomic window of Halorussus halophilus:
- a CDS encoding ABC transporter permease codes for MNEHLTLLRAIAKKKVVLLVRYPVNTLSQFISIYALFAVLFFGGSAVAGPSLTESLGGIIVGFFLFTAAIVAYSGLSWNMTREAQWGTLEQLFMSPLGFGTVVSLKVVVNVCYSIVWGAVILAMMLLTTGQSLALDVLTVGPLLVLALASAVGIGFVFGGLALPYKRIENAFQLVQWAFIAFIGAPVGQYELLGWLPLAQGSYLLRRAMEGSVSLWEFPASDLGVLVVTSVGYLALGYYCFHRAQRRARRQGVLGHY; via the coding sequence ATGAACGAACATCTCACTCTCTTGCGTGCGATAGCGAAGAAGAAGGTCGTCTTGCTGGTCAGATACCCGGTCAACACGCTCTCGCAGTTCATCTCCATCTACGCGCTGTTTGCCGTCCTCTTCTTCGGCGGGAGTGCGGTCGCGGGGCCATCACTGACGGAGTCGCTCGGCGGCATCATCGTCGGGTTCTTCCTGTTCACGGCGGCCATCGTCGCCTACTCGGGCCTCTCGTGGAACATGACCCGCGAGGCTCAGTGGGGCACCTTGGAGCAGTTGTTCATGTCGCCGCTCGGGTTCGGGACCGTCGTGAGCCTGAAAGTCGTCGTCAACGTCTGCTACAGCATCGTTTGGGGTGCTGTCATTCTGGCGATGATGTTGCTCACGACCGGCCAATCGCTCGCGCTCGACGTGCTGACGGTCGGCCCGTTGCTCGTCCTCGCCCTCGCCTCGGCGGTCGGCATCGGGTTCGTCTTCGGCGGTCTCGCGCTGCCCTACAAGCGCATCGAGAACGCCTTCCAACTCGTCCAGTGGGCATTCATCGCGTTCATCGGCGCACCGGTGGGCCAGTACGAACTCCTCGGGTGGCTTCCGCTCGCACAGGGAAGCTACCTCCTCCGGCGCGCGATGGAGGGGAGCGTTAGTCTTTGGGAGTTCCCGGCGTCGGACCTCGGCGTCCTCGTCGTCACGTCGGTGGGCTATCTCGCGCTCGGCTACTACTGTTTCCACCGAGCGCAACGCCGCGCCCGACGGCAAGGTGTTCTCGGCCACTATTGA
- a CDS encoding ABC transporter ATP-binding protein: MSAEPTQTDSESAATASETDDETGASTTQIGGADTTGDTVVSVRNLRKTYGDGDEAVTAVDGVSFDIERGTVVGLLGPNGAGKTTTIKSILGLVLPSSGEVEIAGVDVHEDAKRAYRHVGATLEGARNVYWRLTVRENVEFFASLGGQDPAEVRDRYERLLEQFGLAEKAEETVNDLSRGMKQKVSLVCTLARGTDVVFLDEPTLGLDVESSLELRRELRQLAEQESITVVLSSHDMDVVEDLCERVVVMNDGRVVADDSVANLVEVFGTRSYQITVADSIPDSTRERLRNNFGADAFERVGENERFEVTLAEGDDLYAIFDALRAGDCSLDGVTATDPDLETVFLELTNEDGDDSASAETPATATAEGER, from the coding sequence TACCCAAATCGGTGGGGCCGATACAACCGGCGACACCGTCGTCAGCGTCCGAAACCTCCGGAAGACGTACGGCGACGGAGACGAAGCAGTGACCGCAGTCGATGGCGTCTCGTTCGACATCGAACGAGGCACCGTCGTCGGGTTGCTCGGGCCGAACGGCGCGGGGAAGACGACCACGATAAAGTCGATTCTCGGCCTCGTCCTTCCCTCCAGCGGCGAGGTGGAAATCGCGGGCGTAGACGTACACGAAGACGCCAAGCGGGCGTATCGACACGTCGGCGCGACACTCGAAGGGGCGCGCAACGTCTACTGGCGACTGACCGTCCGGGAGAACGTCGAGTTCTTCGCCAGTCTCGGCGGCCAAGACCCAGCCGAGGTCAGAGACCGCTACGAACGACTCCTCGAACAGTTCGGTCTCGCCGAGAAGGCAGAGGAGACGGTCAACGACCTCTCTCGCGGGATGAAACAGAAGGTCTCGCTGGTCTGCACGCTCGCTCGCGGCACCGACGTGGTGTTCCTCGACGAACCGACGTTGGGCCTCGACGTGGAGAGTTCGCTGGAACTGCGGCGGGAACTTCGACAACTCGCCGAACAGGAGTCTATCACGGTCGTCCTGAGCAGCCACGACATGGACGTGGTTGAGGACCTCTGTGAGCGCGTCGTGGTGATGAACGACGGCCGCGTCGTCGCCGACGACTCCGTGGCAAATCTCGTAGAGGTGTTCGGCACGCGCTCGTACCAGATTACCGTCGCGGACTCGATACCAGACTCGACGCGTGAGCGACTCAGAAACAACTTCGGCGCGGACGCGTTCGAGCGTGTCGGCGAGAACGAGCGGTTCGAAGTCACGCTCGCGGAGGGCGACGACCTCTACGCCATCTTCGACGCGCTTCGGGCGGGCGACTGCTCGCTCGACGGCGTGACTGCAACCGACCCCGACCTCGAAACCGTGTTCCTCGAACTGACGAACGAGGACGGCGACGACTCGGCGTCGGCGGAAACACCTGCAACCGCGACGGCGGAGGGCGAGCGATGA